In Drosophila nasuta strain 15112-1781.00 chromosome 2R, ASM2355853v1, whole genome shotgun sequence, a single genomic region encodes these proteins:
- the LOC132784752 gene encoding solute carrier family 22 member 6-like: MDFDEILAKCGNSNRYQYLLLALYSVLMFVTAMHNFSQNVIGFVPDHWCYHEQLEGISFAQIKAIYNQFEKPSCTRLATIDLITGNATISPDRCDRWIYNYDFGFRSMNTELNWVCDDAYKAPVGQSLFFVGSMCGTLIFGFLGDKIGRIKSLILANFCGFVGDFATIFADNLTTFSITRFISGLAVDANSYLMFILVLEYVSPKLRNTGLNMSMGIFYSLGMICSSWIAVWVGHWRKYLLCSSIPLLLTILFYFLVQESAQWLITRNDLDGAVQRLQHVAQFNKQRISESDWDAFRSYCEKSKQLKQQDDKFTDLLKTPHLRGIFIQMIIVFMSMTVCYNIMSRNVEGLGISAFIMFSLTALTLPPSGILQAKIQDRFGRKGSSISSMLLTGVFTAASGIALSLSQHPSVTLLVTLNIIARFGISVCFGSTLLFSTELVPTSVRSRGLSLAHVAGAAFSLLSPYIMHLGTYYRAAPSIILCLIFFACAYVCLLLPETANRKLPLTVKEGEHFGEEERMFDFLRSTKTKATVDAQQEADTRQKLMS, encoded by the exons atgGATTTCGATGAGATTCTGGCCAAATGCGGCAATAGCAATCGCTATCAATATCTGCTCTTGGCTCTGTACAGCGTATTGATGTTTGTCACAGCGATGCACAACTTCTCACAGAATGTGATTGGTTTTGTGCCCGATCATTGGTGCTACCACGAACAGCTGGAGGGTATTAGTTTTGCACAGATCAAGGCTATCTATAATCAGTTTGAGAAACCTTCATGCACTCGTCTGGCGACAATCGATTTGATTACTGGCAATGCGACTATCAGTCCGGATCGTTGCGATCGTTGGATTTATAACTATGATTTCGGTTTTAGGAGCATGAACACCGAG CTTAATTGGGTCTGTGATGATGCATATAAAGCGCCAGTGGGACAATCGCTATTCTTTGTCGGCTCTATGTGTGGCACGCTCATCTTTGGCTTTTTGGGCGATAAAATCGGACGCATCAAGTCACtaattttggcaaatttctgTGGCTTCGTCGGTGACTTTGCGACCATATTCGCCGACAATCTGACAACGTTCTCGATAACACGCTTCATCTCTGGTCTCGCTGTCGATGCCAACAGTTATCTGATGTTTATTCTAG TGTTGGAGTATGTTTCTCCCAAGCTGCGGAATACTGGCCTAAATATGAGCATGGGTATCTTCTATAGTTTGGGCATGATTTGTTCCTCCTGGATAGCTGTTTGGGTTGGCCACTGGCGCAAATATTTGCTCTGCTCTTCGATACCGCTGCTGCTGACCATCTTGTTCTATTTCCTGGTACAGGAGAGTGCTCAGTGGCTGATCACCAGGAATGACCTCGATGGCGCTGTGCAACGCTTGCAGCATGTGGCACAGTTTAATAAGCAAAGAATCAGTGAGAGTGATTGGGATGCGTTTCGCAGCTATTGCGAGAAATCCAAGCAGCTCAAGCAGCAGGACGACAAGTTCACGGATCTACTAAAGACGCCGCATTTGCGCGGAATCTTCATTCAAATGATAATTGTGTT CATGTCCATGACTGTTTGCTACAACATCATGTCCCGCAATGTTGAAGGACTCGGCATCTCAGCTTTCATCATGTTCTCGCTGACTGCTTTAACGCTGCCTCCCTCGGGCATTCTCCAGGCTAAGATACAGGACAGATTTGGGCGCAAGGGCTCCTCGATTAGCTCCATGCTGCTCACAGGCGTGTTCACAGCCGCAAGCGGCATTGCTCTGTCGTTGTCCCAACATCCCAGCGTTACGCTGCTCGTCACTTTAAACATCATCGCGCGTTTTGGCATCTCGGTGTGCTTTGGATCAACGCTGTTGTTCTCCACCGAGTTGGTGCCAACTTCGGTGCGTTCACGTGGCCTCTCGTTGGCTCATGTGGCCGGAGCTGCCTTCTCTCTGCTGTCGCCCTACATTATGCATTTGGGCACCTACTATAGAGCGGCGCCTTCGATTATACTATGTCTGATCTTCTTTGCGTGTGCCTAtgtctgtttgctgttgcccGAGACAGCGAACAGAAAGTTGCCCCTCACCGTGAAAGAGGGCGAACACTTTGGCGAAGAGGAGCGAATGTTTGATTTCCTCAGATCCACAAAGACAAAAGCTACTGTGGATGCCCAGCAAGAGGCGGACACAAGGCAGAAGTTGATGTCTTAA
- the LOC132786663 gene encoding organic cation transporter protein gives MTNSNSNSNPNPPMDFDEILAKCGNSHRYQYLLLGLYGFLMVFVSMHYFSQNVISFVPDHWCYHEQLENRSFDEIAAIYNQFDKPSCTRLATIDIDGGNATISKDRCDRWIYKYDFGFRSMNIELNWVCDDAYKARVGQSLFFIGSMCGTLVFGLLGDNIGRVKALILANCCGFLGDFSTIFTGSLTAFSITRFISGLAADANSYLMYILLLEYVSPSLRNVALNTVLGSFYSLGLIGASWLAVLVGNWRFFLACSSLPLLLVTLFYFLVQESAQWLVTRDDIDGAIRRLQRVAKINRRVVSDDDFKAFRSYCQNNYCKSEATAEEEQAKLTDMLKTPRMRCMAFKILLIFIIVVPAYNTIARNVEGLGISPFIMFSLNALMLPPSGYLQGFLQDVSGRKLTSVSWMMITGIFAVAAGLVIAQGQNRSVFLLVGLTLVARFGVSIADGASSQLCTELIPTSVRGRGVGVAHVAGFAASFLSPFIIHLGTYFKPAPSIILGLLFLAGAYICLLMPETRNKKLPMTVAEGEKFGIGERMFDFLLEFGKDKETEVELEAELKDKENA, from the exons ATGAcaaactccaactccaactcaaATCCAAATCCTCCAATGGACTTCGATGAGATATTGGCCAAGTGCGGCAATAGCCATCGCTATCAGTACTTGCTGTTGGGCCTTTACGGTTTTCTCATGGTCTTCGTATCGATGCATTATTTCTCACAGAACGTGATCAGTTTTGTGCCCGATCATTGGTGCTATCACGAGCAGCTGGAGAATCGCAGCTTCGACGAGATCGCAGCGATCTACAATCAGTTTGACAAACCTTCGTGCACGCGGCTGGCAACAATCGATATCGATGGAGGAAATGCCACTATCAGCAAAGATCGCTGCGATCGCTGGATTTACAAATATGATTTCGGCTTTCGTAGCATGAATATTGAG TTGAATTGGGTTTGTGATGATGCCTACAAAGCACGAGTTGGCCAATCTCTGTTCTTTATTGGCTCCATGTGTGGCACGCTTGTATTTGGCTTATTAGGCGATAATATTGGGCGTGTCAAGGCTTTGATATTGGCCAATTGCTGTGGCTTCCTGGGCGATTTTTCAACCATCTTCACGGGCAGTTTGACTGCGTTTTCGATAACCCGTTTCATTTCAGGTCTCGCTGCCGATGCAAACTCGTACCTGATGTACATTCTTC TGCTCGAATATGTTTCGCCCTCGCTGCGCAATGTTGCTTTGAACACAGTCTTGGGTTCGTTCTACTCTTTGGGTCTGATTGGCGCCTCTTGGCTGGCTGTTTTGGTGGGCAACTGGCGCTTCTTTCTGGCCTGCTCTTCGCTGCCTTTGCTGCTCGTTACACTCTTCTACTTTCTGGTACAGGAGAGTGCTCAGTGGCTGGTCACACGCGACGATATCGATGGCGCCATTCGCCGACTACAGCGCGTGGCCAAGATTAACAGGCGTGTCGTGAGCGATGATGACTTCAAGGCATTTCGCAGCTACTGCCAGAATAACTATTGCAAGTCGGAAGCAACAGCTGAGGAGGAACAGGCCAAGTTAACGGACATGCTGAAGACGCCACGCATGCGTTGCATGGCCTTCAAAATACTGCTCATCTT CATCATTGTTGTGCCTGCTTATAACACAATAGCTCGCAATGTCGAAGGACTCGGCATCTCACCGTTTATTATGTTCTCACTCAACGCTCTCATGCTGCCACCTTCGGGCTATCTGCAGGGCTTTCTGCAGGATGTCAGCGGACGCAAGTTGACTTCAGTTAGCTGGATGATGATAACGGGCATCTTTGCTGTGGCCGCTGGGCTGGTCATAGCACAGGGTCAGAATCGCAGTGTTTTCTTGCTAGTGGGCTTAACACTTGTGGCACGCTTTGGTGTCTCGATTGCCGATGGCGCAAGCTCTCAGCTCTGCACCGAATTAATTCCCACATCGGTGCGTGGGCGTGGCGTTGGCGTCGCCCATGTGGCGGGCTTTGCTGCCTCGTTCTTATCGCCGTTCATCATTCATTTGGGCACTTACTTTAAGCCCGCACCCTCGATTATACTTGGCCTGCTTTTCCTCGCCGGCGCTTACATATGTCTGCTAATGCCCGAGACACGCAACAAGAAGTTGCCCATGACCGTGGCCGAGGGCGAGAAGTTTGGCATTGGCGAACGCATGTTTGACTTTCTGCTGGAGTTTGGCAAGGACAAGGAGACGGAAGTGGAACTTGAGGCGGAATTGAAAGACAAGGAAAACGCTTAA